GTTGCCGTGGCATCATCGTTGGTAGCCAAGAGGGTACCATTGCCGCTAAATAAGAAGATTTCAGTATCTAAAGCAGCTGTACCACCGCGATCGCCAAAGTCGATGTCGAAAATGCCCTGAGAACCTGCGGCAGCCGTGAACGAGTAGTAATCGAAGTTGTTGTCTCCCGTGGCAGAAACTGAGGCATGAGGAATGGTCGTCGAGTTGGCGATGTTAGGGTCATTGGCTGAGGAGAAGCCAGCATCAAGAGCCTGAGCCACAATTAGATTCACGGTTGCTGAAGCAGTTCCACCTGCACCATCGCTGACGATGTAAGTGAAGCTGTCATTACCGTTGAAGTTAGCACTTGGGTTGTAGGTGTACGTACCATCCGAATTGGTGGTTAAACTACCACGCGACGGTTGAGTCACGCTGGCGATCGTGAGCACACCATCCACATCCGTATCATTGGCCAGCAGGGCAGCAGGACTAATCGAGGTTGATGTAGGAGCCGCGACTACGAGTAGATCACCCAGAGCTTTGGGCAAATCATTGACGGCATTGACGGTGATGTTGACCGTGGCAGAGGCGGTCCCGCCGTTGCCATCACTGATGGTGTAGGTGAAGCTGTCTGTGCCGTTGAAGTTGGTCGTTGGGGTGTAGCGGAAGGTACCGTTGTTGCTAATAACAGAGCCATTAATAGGATTGGTATTTCCAGTAATTGAGAGAGCGTTACCCTCAGCATCAATGTCGTTAGCTAGAGCCGCGATCGTGACAATGGTGTCTTCGTTAGTGGTGACTGCATCGCTGATGGCAATGGGAGCATCATTGACTGGGTTAACAGTGACATTGACTGTGGCAGAAGCAGTTCCACCATTGCCATCACTGATGATGTAGGTGAAGCTGTCTGTGCCATTCGCATTGGCATTAGGAGTGTAAGTGAAGACGCCGTTGGCTTGACTCAAGCTGCCTTTGGTTGCAGGAGAGAAGCTGTCAATCGTGAGAGTATTGGCTTCGGCATCGGTGTCATTTGCAAAGACATTAATGGTGACAGCCGTGTCTTCATTGGTGCTTGCCGTATCGTTGATGGCAATGGGGGCATCATTGACTGGGTTAACAGTGACATTGACTGTGGCAGAAGCAGTTCCACCATTGCCATCGCTGATGATGTAGGTGAAGCTGTCTGTGCCATTCGCATTGGCATTAGGAGTGTAAGTGAAGACGCCGTTGTTGTTGACAACAGAGCCAAGTGTGGGGTTGGCAGAAACGCCTGTAATCGAGAGGGCACTGCCTTCGACATCGGTGTCATTCGTTAGGACAGGGATGGTGACAGCCGTGTCTTCATTGGTGCTTGCCGTATCGCTGATGGCAATGGGGGCATCATTGACTGGGTTAACAGTGACATTGACTGTGGCAGAAGCAGTTCCACCATTGCCATCGCTGATGATGTAGGTGAAGCTGTCTGTGCCATTCGCATTGGCATTAGGAGTGTAAGTGAAGACGCCGTTGGCTTGACTCAAGCTGCCTTTGGTTGCAGGAGAGAAGCTGTCAATCGTGAGAGTATTGGCTTCGGCATCGGTGTCATTTGCAAAGACATTAATGGTGACAGCCGTGTCTTCATTGGTGCTTGCCGTATCGTTGATGGCAATGGGGGCATCATTGACTGGGTTAACAGTGACATTGACTGTGGCAGAAGCAGTTCCACCATTGCCATCGCTGATGATGTAGGTGAAGCTGTCTGTGCCATTCGCATTGGCATTAGGAGTGTAAGTGAAGACGCCGTTGTTGTTGACAACAGAGCCAAGTGTGGGGTTGGCAGAAACGCCTGTAATCGAGAGGGCACTGCCTTCGACATCGGTGTCATTCGTTAGGACAGGGATGGTGACAGCCGTGTCTTCATTGGTGCTTGCCGTATCGCTGATGGCAATGGGAGCATCATTGACTGGGTTAACAGTGACATTGACTGTGGCAGAAGCAGTTCCACCATTGCCATCACTGATGATGTAGGTGAAGCTGTCTGTGCCATTCGCATTGGCATTAGGAGTGTAAGTGAAGACGCCGTTGGCTTGACTCAAGCTGCCTTTGGTTGCAGGAGAGAAGCTGTCAATCGTGAGAGTATTGGCTTCGGCATCGGTGTCATTTGCAAAGACATTAATGGTGACAGCCGTGTCTTCATTGGTGCTTGCCGTATCGTTGATGGCAATGGGGGCATCATTGACTGGGTTAACAGTGACATTGACTGTGGCAGAAGCAGTTCCACCATTGCCATCGCTGATGATGTAGGTGAAGCTGTCTGTGCCATTCGCATTGGCATTAGGAGTGTAAGTGAAGACGCCGTTGTTGTTGACAACAGAGCCAAGTGTGGGGTTGGCAGAAACGCCTGTAATCGAGAGGGCACTGCCTTCGACATCGGTGTCATTCGTTAGGACAGGGATGGTGACAGCCGTGTCTTCATTGGTGCTTGCCGTATCGCTGATGGCAATGGGGGCATCATTGACTGGGTTAACAGTGACATTGACTGTGGCAGAAGCAGTTCCACCATTGCCATCGCTGATGATGTAGGTGAAGCTGTCTGTGCCATTCGCATTGGCATTAGGAGTGTAAGTGAAGACGCCGTTGGCTTGACTCAAGCTGCCTTTGGTTGCAGGAGAGAAGCTGTCAATCGTGAGAGTATTGGCTTCGGCATCGGTGTCATTTGCAAAGACATTAATGGTGACAGCCGTGTCTTCATTGGTGCTTGCCGTATCGTTGATGGCAATGGGTGGGTCGTTTACTGCGTTAACAGTGATGTTGACCGTGGCAGAAGCAGAGCCGCCGTTACTATCAGTAATGGTATAGGTAAAGTTATCAGAGCCGTTGAAGTTGGTGTTGGGGGTGTATCGGAAGATGCCATTTCCCTGATCAATGAGCTGACCATTAGTAGCTGAGGTACTACTGGTGAGGAAAAAGGCATTAGCTTCAATGTCAGTATCGTTGGCTAAGACATTGACGATTGTAACCTGTGTGTCTTCATTGGTGCTTGCCGTATCGTTAATGGCAATGGGTGGGTCGTTCACTGCGTTAACAGTGATGTTGACAACGCCAGTAGTACTGCCTCCCCTGCCATCGCTAATGGTGTAGGTGAAACTATCAGAGCCGTTGAAGTCAGGATTTGGTATGTAGTTAAATGAACCGTTGTTGCGACTGTCTACTGTGCCGCTATTGGGTTGAGTGAAGCTAACAATTGCGATCGCATCTTGGTCTGCATCTGTATCGTTGGCGAGTACATTAGTGATTAAAATCGACAAATCTTCATTCGTGGTGAATGCGTCACTATTAGCAACAGGAAGATCGTTGACTGGCGTAACATTGATGTTGACCGTAGCAGTTGCGGTTCCACCACTACCATCTGTAATGGTGTAGGTGAAGCTATCAGAACCGTTAAAGTTAGGGCTTGGAGTATAAGTAAAGGTTTGGTTGCCGTTATCCCTGATGACGCCATTTAATGCTGGCCCAAAGTTATTAATTAGCAGTTGCTGTTGGTCTGCATCAGTATCGTTTCCAAGGAGATCACTAGGACTAATGAGTAGTTCTGTGTCTTCGCTGGTCGTGAATGCATCATTATTGGCAACAGGAATATCTTGAACTGGGTTGACGACTAGGGTGACGGTAGCAGTTGTAGAACTACCTTTGCCATCGGTAACAACATAAGTAAAACTATCACTGCCACTAAAGTTGGCAGCAGGTGTGTATGTAAGAGTCCCATTACTACTTGCTAATGTGCCGCGTCCTGGCTGGGAGAAGCTAGTAATTAAAAGGGTATCTTGGTCAGCATCGCTGTCATTAGATAACAGGTTTGCTCGACTAAAGGTAACAGATGTATCCTCATCTGTCGTAATGATATCGTTACCTGCAATCGGTGCATCGTTGATCGCGTTAACGTTCAGAGTGACAACAGCACTTGTATTACCACTCCGACCATCTGTAATTGTGTACGTGAAGCTATCCGTGCCATTGAAGTTGGCATTGGGGGTGTAGGTATAGGAACCTCCTAGGTCAACGACTCTACCGTTTAGAGGCTGAGTAAAACCTGTAATTAAAATAGGATTGCTATCAGCATCAGTATCATTGTTTAACAACGTAGCTCGACTGAAACTGACTCGCGTATCCTCATCGGTAGTGAAAGTATCATTACCCGCTATCGGTACATCGTTGATGGAGCGAACAGTGATGTTGACGGTGCCAGCGACTGTAGTACCATTACCATCTGTAATTGTGTAAGTAAAGCTATCTGTGCCGTTGAAGTTGGACTTAGGATTGTAGACAAAGGTGCCATTACCCAGCCCTTCAACCGTTCCATTAGCAGGTTGAACGAAGTTATTGAAAAATAAAGAATCTTCTTCAGGGTCAAAGTCGTTGCTCAGTAGCTGGCTGCTAGTGAAGCTAAGCTGAGTATCTTCGTCCGTGGTAAAGGCATCATTACCTGCGATTGGGATATCTGGGCTGGGATTGATGGTAATGCTAACAGTATTGCTAACGAGACCTCCATAGCTATCACTAACGGTATAGGAGAAAGCATCAGTGCCATTGAAGTTAGGATTTGGAGTGTAAGTTAGAACACCGTTATTATTAGTTAATGAGCCATTAGCAGGTGAGGTAAATCCAGAAACAGTTAATTGATCGCCATCGGAGTCGGTGTCATTAGCGAGTAAGTTCAGGGTAAGGGGAAGTGCGTCTTCGTCCAGTGTAAAGCTATCAGCCCCAACAACAGGAGGAGTGTTGACTGCTACTCTGCCCGCCTTCTGTCCATACAAGATGTAGTGTCGGAAGCCGCTTTCGATTTCACCCCTGCCAAGAGCCGCCAAAATATCAGGATTGTGCTCTAAGTAGAATCGTTCGTCATAGAGCTTGCTGGGATTGCGGTTGTAGTTTGTATCGACTGCAAACTGGCCGTACCTGACAAAGTGTTCATAGCCGCTACTCAAGTCTCCCCTGCTAACGGCTGCTACAACATCGGGGTTATTGGCGAGGTAGAAGGCTTCATCAAACAGAGGGCTAGGGCTACGGCTCGGCTTGCTACCTAGTACAAACTGGCCGTATTGGATAAAGTGCTGGAAGCCGCTACCAATTTCTCCTGCCTGAACGGAGGCGGCAACATCGGGGTTATTGGCGAGGTAGAAGACTTCATCAAACAGAGGGCTAGGAGCGCGGCTCGGCTTGCTACTCAGTACAAATTGGCCGTACTGGATAAAGTGCTGGAAGCCGCTGTTGAATTGTCCTGCCTGAACGGCGGCGGCGACATCCGGGTTATTAGCGAGGTAATAACTTTCCTCGAACAGGTTGGTGATACTCAGGGGCATGCAATTTACCTACTACTGAAGCGTGAAGACGAAGAAGCGCTACCTCAAACTCTTAGCTATAGTTAAAGTTTGCGATAGAGCGCTAAAGGTACTAGTTCGTAATCCTTGATAGATAACATAACTAGCTAAGAAATACTGCCCCTTCCGCGATCGCAGTTGAGGCAGTGTTAAGGCTAGAAAACGATAGCCTCCAAATGATTAGAAGGCCGATGTAGGATGACCTTCAACGGAGATATGAAGGGTGTAAGTTTGTCCAGAATTCGGTGGATTACCAAATATTTGACCACCGGAGAAGCCAGCCCCGCTCTGAGCAACTCCAACTATATATAGCTGGCCTGCTGTGAGATTGCTGGCTTTGATATAAGCATCAAAGCCCGATGTGCTACCACCTGCACCCAATGCAGTCGAAGCATTATCGTTTCGAGTGACAAGAGCACCCGTTTGATCGAAGAGGAACAGTTCCGTATCTATCGATCCTGTTGGTTTCGCACCGAAGTCAATATCAAGAATCGCTGTACTTCCTCCCGCAGTAAAGGCGTAGTAATCAAATGTTCCATCCCCTGCTACGTTCAAGATACTTGCATGAGGAATGGTAGTGGCGTTCTCAATGTTACTGTCAGGGTTCAGAGAATAGCTAGAGCGACTATCAACGTCGCGAGCTACCACAAGATTGACGGTACCCGTTGATGTACCACCCTGAGCATCACGAACGATATAGCTAAAGCTATCGTTTCCATTAAAGTTTGCTCTTGGTGTGTAATTGAACCCAGTGTTAGTTCGAGTAATGCTGCCATTAGTTGGAGAACTAGCAAGGCCAATAATCCTCAAACTACTTTGCAGGTCATCATCATCAAAATCGTTAGCCAAGAGATTAGCATCGCTAATCGGACGAGAAACCCCTTCACCAACAATAAAGTAGTCAGTTCCTGTAATCGGCAAGTCATTTACCGCCGCGATCGCGACGTTGACTGTAGCTGTAGCTGTGCCCCCACTGCTATCAGAGATGGTATAGGTAAAGCTATCGGTGCCACTAAAGTTAGGGTTGGGAGTATAGCTGAAGGTACCATTGCCATTGTCTGTAACAGCTCCATTGCTACCTTGGGTAGAACTACTAATCGTTAGTAGATCACCATCACCATCTGTATCATTCAGCAACACATTGACGGTAGTAACTGTGGTGTCTTCACTAGTAGTGACGGAATCATTCACAGCGATCGGAAGATCGTTGATTGGGTTGATATTGATGTTGACCGTAGCTGCTGCGGTACCTCCGTTAGCATCATTCACAATGTAGATAAAGCTATCTGAACCATTGGCATTTGCATTCGGAGTGTAGGTGAAGGAACCATTACCCGTACTTGTGACGCTCCCCTTACCAGGATCAGTGAAGTTGATCACAATGAGCGAATCACCATCGACATCCGTGTCGTTAGTAAACACATTGAATGTTGCTGGTGTGTCCTCGTTAGTGGTCACACTGTCGTTGACTGCTAGAGGAGCATCATTCAGGGGGGTAATCGTGACATTCACAGTACCGGTTGAGGTGCCACCTCTTCCATCTGTAATGCTGTAGGTAAAGCTATCTGTCCCATTCGTATTTGCATTTGGCGTGTACGTAATGGTGCCATTGTTATTCCGCACCACGCCCCTAGCAGCTTGGCTAAAGCTGAACAGCGTAATTGGGTCGCCGTCGCCATCGGTGTCATTGGCAATGACGTTGATGCTACCTGTCGTGTCTTCGTCCAGCGTTAGCTCATCATTGACAGCTAGAGGAGCATCGTTGAGGGAGCGAATGACAATGTTGACCGTGGCAGAAGCAGAGCCGCCTTGACCATCATCAATGATGTAGGTGAAGCTATCTGTGCCGTTGGCATTGGCATTCGGCTGGTAGCTGAAGGCGCCGTTGTTGAACGTCAATGCTCCTTTGGTAGTCTCTGTGAAGCTAATTACTGTCAGCGTATCCCCATCCGCATCCGTGTCATTGGCCAAGATGTTGATAGGAGTAACTGCAGCATCTTCATTGAGGCTAAGGGTGTCATTGCGAGCAATGGGCGCATCGTTAATTGAGTTGACTCCGACACTGACTGTGGCTGTGGCAGTGGCACCTGCTGCATCTCGGATCGTGTAGGTGAAGCTGTCAGAGCCATTGAAGTTGGTCAGCGGTTGGTAGGAGAAGTTGCCATTGCTGAGGTTGCGAACTGTGCCGCGAGCCGCTTGAGTGAAGCTGAGGACGCTAAAGGTGCTGTCAGCATCGGTGTCATTAGCAATGACGTTAATGCTGCCTGTCGTGTCTTCGTCCAGCGTCAAGCTGTCGTTCACTGCGAGCGGGGCATCATTGATAGAAGTGATGATGATGTTGACCGTGGCAGAAGCAGAGCCGCCTTGACCATCATCAATGATGTAGGTGAAGCTGTCGGTGCCGTTAGCATTGGCATTCGGCTGATAGCTGAAGGTGCCGTTGGCGTTGTCGGTGAGTGTCCCTCTGGTGGCATCTGTAAAGCTGACGATGGTGAGAGGGTCACGGTCTACATCAGTGTCATTGGCAATGACATTGATGAGGATGGCCGCGTTGTCCTCGTTAATTGTCCGACTGTCATTACGAGCAATGGGCGCATCGTTAATCGAGTTGACTCCGACACTGACCGTGGCTGTGGCAGTGGCACCTGCTGCATCTCGGATCGTGTAGGTGAAGCTGTCAGAGCCATTGAAGTTGGTCAGAGGCTGGTAGGAGAAGTTGCCATTGCTGAGGTTGCGAACTGTGCCGCGAGCCGCTTGAGTGAAGCTGAGGACGCTAAAGGTGCTGTCAGCATCGGTGTCATTAGCAATGACGTTAATGCTGCCTGTCGTGTCTTCGTCCAGCGTCAAGCTGTCGTTCACTGCGAGCGGGGCATCATTGATAGAAGTGATGATGATGTTGACCGTGGCAGAAGCAGAGCCGCCTTGACCATCATCAATGATGTAGGTGAAGCTGTCGGTGCCGTTAGCATTGGCATTCGGCTGATAGCTGAAGGTGCCGTTGGCGTTGTCGGTGAGTGTCCCTCTGGTGGCATCTGTAAAGCTGACGATGGTGAGAGGGTCACGGTCTACATCAGTGTCATTGGCAATGACATTGATGAGGATGGCCGCGTTGTCCTCGTTAATTGTCCGACTGTCATTACGAGCAATGGGCGCATCGTTAATCGAGTTGACTCCGACACTGACCGTGGCTGTGGCAGTGGCACCTGCTGCATCTCGGATCGTGTAGGTGAAGCTGTCAGAGCCATTGAAGTTGGTCAGAGGCTGGTAGGAGAAGTTGCCATTGCCCAGGTTCCTCACCGTGCCGCGAGCTGCTTGAGTGAAGCTGAGGACGCTAAAGGTGTTATCTGCATCGGTGTCATTAGCAATGACGTTGATGGTGCCAGTCGTGTCCTCATCTAGGGTCAGCGCATCATTGACGGCCAGAGGGGCATCGTTGAGGGAGCGAATGGTGATGTTGACTGTGGCAGAAGCAGAGCCGCCTTGACCATCATCGATGATGTAGGTGAAGCTGTCGGTGCCGTTAGCATTGGCATTCGGCTGATAGCTGAAGGTGCCGTTGGCATTGTCAATTAGGGTGCCTTTGCCAGCATCTGTGAAGCTGACGATGGTGAGGGGGTCACGGTCTACATCGGTGTCATTGGCAATGACATTAATCAGAGTTACAGCTGCATCCTCGTTGATGCTCAGGGTGTCATTGCGGGCAATGGGGGCATCGTTAATCGAGTTAACGCCGACGCTGACCATGGCATTGGCCGTTGCACCTGCTGCATCTCGGATCGTGTAGGTAAAGCTGTCAGAGCCGTTGAAGTTGGTCAGAGGCTGGTAGGAGAAGTTGCCATTGCCCAGGTTCCTCACCGTGCCGCGAGCTGCTTGAGTA
This region of Trichocoleus desertorum NBK24 genomic DNA includes:
- a CDS encoding tandem-95 repeat protein; this translates as MPLSITNLFEESYYLANNPDVAAAVQAGQFNSGFQHFIQYGQFVLSSKPSRAPSPLFDEVFYLANNPDVAASVQAGEIGSGFQHFIQYGQFVLGSKPSRSPSPLFDEAFYLANNPDVVAAVSRGDLSSGYEHFVRYGQFAVDTNYNRNPSKLYDERFYLEHNPDILAALGRGEIESGFRHYILYGQKAGRVAVNTPPVVGADSFTLDEDALPLTLNLLANDTDSDGDQLTVSGFTSPANGSLTNNNGVLTYTPNPNFNGTDAFSYTVSDSYGGLVSNTVSITINPSPDIPIAGNDAFTTDEDTQLSFTSSQLLSNDFDPEEDSLFFNNFVQPANGTVEGLGNGTFVYNPKSNFNGTDSFTYTITDGNGTTVAGTVNITVRSINDVPIAGNDTFTTDEDTRVSFSRATLLNNDTDADSNPILITGFTQPLNGRVVDLGGSYTYTPNANFNGTDSFTYTITDGRSGNTSAVVTLNVNAINDAPIAGNDIITTDEDTSVTFSRANLLSNDSDADQDTLLITSFSQPGRGTLASSNGTLTYTPAANFSGSDSFTYVVTDGKGSSTTATVTLVVNPVQDIPVANNDAFTTSEDTELLISPSDLLGNDTDADQQQLLINNFGPALNGVIRDNGNQTFTYTPSPNFNGSDSFTYTITDGSGGTATATVNINVTPVNDLPVANSDAFTTNEDLSILITNVLANDTDADQDAIAIVSFTQPNSGTVDSRNNGSFNYIPNPDFNGSDSFTYTISDGRGGSTTGVVNITVNAVNDPPIAINDTASTNEDTQVTIVNVLANDTDIEANAFFLTSSTSATNGQLIDQGNGIFRYTPNTNFNGSDNFTYTITDSNGGSASATVNITVNAVNDPPIAINDTASTNEDTAVTINVFANDTDAEANTLTIDSFSPATKGSLSQANGVFTYTPNANANGTDSFTYIISDGNGGTASATVNVTVNPVNDAPIAISDTASTNEDTAVTIPVLTNDTDVEGSALSITGVSANPTLGSVVNNNGVFTYTPNANANGTDSFTYIISDGNGGTASATVNVTVNPVNDAPIAINDTASTNEDTAVTINVFANDTDAEANTLTIDSFSPATKGSLSQANGVFTYTPNANANGTDSFTYIISDGNGGTASATVNVTVNPVNDAPIAISDTASTNEDTAVTIPVLTNDTDVEGSALSITGVSANPTLGSVVNNNGVFTYTPNANANGTDSFTYIISDGNGGTASATVNVTVNPVNDAPIAINDTASTNEDTAVTINVFANDTDAEANTLTIDSFSPATKGSLSQANGVFTYTPNANANGTDSFTYIISDGNGGTASATVNVTVNPVNDAPIAISDTASTNEDTAVTIPVLTNDTDVEGSALSITGVSANPTLGSVVNNNGVFTYTPNANANGTDSFTYIISDGNGGTASATVNVTVNPVNDAPIAINDTASTNEDTAVTINVFANDTDAEANTLTIDSFSPATKGSLSQANGVFTYTPNANANGTDSFTYIISDGNGGTASATVNVTVNPVNDAPIAISDAVTTNEDTIVTIAALANDIDAEGNALSITGNTNPINGSVISNNGTFRYTPTTNFNGTDSFTYTISDGNGGTASATVNITVNAVNDLPKALGDLLVVAAPTSTSISPAALLANDTDVDGVLTIASVTQPSRGSLTTNSDGTYTYNPSANFNGNDSFTYIVSDGAGGTASATVNLIVAQALDAGFSSANDPNIANSTTIPHASVSATGDNNFDYYSFTAAAGSQGIFDIDFGDRGGTAALDTEIFLFSGNGTLLATNDDATATDPGSSSLNDSFLTYNFTSSGRYVIGVAKFDSTNTIGVGITGNPLTPNDTYTLHVSVQNPTLA